The sequence below is a genomic window from Methylotuvimicrobium alcaliphilum 20Z.
TACACCCTAACGACACGTTATGCCGACAAGGCGGCGATGAGTTCATTTTATTATTGCCGAACACCGATGCCGAAAGTGTCGCCCATGTCGCCCAAACCATTCTACAGCTGATCGCCCAACCGTTTGTTATCGAAGATCATCGTTTGACACTGACGGCCAGTATCGGCATTGCCGAATTTCCCCAAGACGGAAACAATTTCGAACAGTTGTCGCAAGCCGCCGACGCCGCCTTATTCCGAGCCAAGGGGACCGGTCGCAACAATTTTCAGTTTTTTACACGACAATTGCACGAACAAGCCAACCGGTTATTGCAAATCGAAAATGAACTACATCTAGCCCTTGAGCGAAATGAACTGCTGCTCTATTATCAACCGCAGGTAGATGCGAAAACTTCGACGATTATCGGTTGCGAAGCATTGGTTCGCTGGCAACATCCCGAAAAAGGCATGATTCCGCCGGGACAGTTTATCCCTATCGCCGAAGAAAGCGGCTTGATCTTGAAAATAGACGACTGGGTGCTGAAAACCGCAATTCGCCAAAACGTCTCGTGGCAGGCTGAAGGCCTGCCCGTCGTGCCTGTTTCTGTTAATCTGTCGGGGCTGCAATTTCAACAAGCTTCGCTCTATGAAACAGTTGCCCAACTATTACAGATGAATCGGCTCGATCCGGCAATGCTGGAACTCGAATTAACCGAGGGCATAGCAATGGACAATTCCGAACGCACGATCAGCCTACTCCGTCGATTTCATCAGCTCGGCATCTCACTTTCGATCGACGATTTCGGAACCGGTTATTCGTCGCTCGCTTATCTCAAACGTTTCCAAATAGACAAGCTTAAAATCGATCAATCGTTCGTACGCGAGCTAGGCCGCGACCCGGAAGACGAAGCAATCGTCAGTGCCATCATCGGCATGGCCAAAAGCCTGGGTTTCAAAACCATCGCCGAGGGCGTAGAAACACGCGATCAATTGGAATTTTTGCTAAATAATCAATGCGATCAAATACAAGGCTATTATTTCAGCAAACCGCTACCGGCAAACGAGTTCGCCGAGCGACTGCGAAGCAAGGATTTATTCATAGCTCAATCTCGATAAGCGGTTCAAGTATACCTTTCCCACTTCAAATTTCGGCAGCGCCTAAGGAGGCGCCGAAATTTAATGTCCGATAAGCATGACTTTATTGCATTTTCCAACCTGATATAATTAACACTTAAATATTTCGATAAAATTCTTTAAGATATAAGCCTGCATATATCTGTAAAATCCAATTCCAGCCATCAATTCCCATCCTAATTTCGGGGTACGTCTAACCTATGTTACGTAAAATACTGATTGCCAACCGCGGCGAAATCGCCGTGCGCATCATTCGCGCCTGCGCCGAAATGGGCATTCGCTCCGTCGCGATCTATTCGGAAGCCGACCGTTTCGCCCTTCATGTTAAAAAAGCCGACGAATCCTATTGTATCGGTAGCGAACCGATGTCCGGTTATCTCAATATTTATGCTTTGGTCAATCTGGCTGCAGCGACCGGCTGCGATGCCATTCACCCGGGCTACGGATTTTTGTCCGAAAATGCCTTATTCGCGAAAGCCTGCAAGGAACGTGGCTTGATCTTTATCGGTCCCGAGGCAGAAGTCATACATCGTATGGGTGATAAAACCGAAGCACGCAAAGCGATGGTTGCAGCCGGGATTCCGGTCACCCCTGGCTCGGAAGGCAATCTCGAATCGGTTGAAGAAGCCTTAGAGGTGGCCGAATCGATTGGTTATCCGGTCATGCTGAAAGCGACTTCCGGCGGCGGCGGCCGTGGCATTCGCCGCTGCGATAATGCCGAAGAACTGCAACGTAATTACAGCCGCGTAATCTCAGAGGCGACCAAAGCCTTCGGCAGCGCCGATGTGTTTCTTGAAAAATGCATCGTTAACCCGAAGCATATCGAAGTACAAGTTCTGGCCGATCACCACGGCAATGCGATTCACCTCTACGAACGCGATTGCTCGATTCAACGCCGCAATCAAAAACTGATCGAAATTGCGCCTTCACCTCAACTCGACGAAGCACAACGCCAATATATCGGCGGTTTGGCCGTGATCGCGGCAAAATCGGTCGGCTATACCAATGCCGGCACCGTCGAATTTCTGCTCGACGATAACGACCGTTTCTACTTTATGGAAATGAATACACGCGTTCAGGTCGAACACACGATCACCGAAACCGTGACCGGCGTCGATATCGTCGAGGAGCAAATCCGTATCGCCGCCGGTTTGCCTTTGCGTTTCAAACAACATGAAATCGTTCGTCGCGGTTATGCCATCCAATTTCGCGTCAATGCCGAAGACCCTAAGAACAGTTTTCTACCGAGCTTCGGTAAAATTACGCGTTATTACGCGCCGGGCGGACCGGGCGTACGCACCGATACCGCGATTTACACCGGCTACGAAATTCCGCCGTTTTACGACTCGATGGTCGCGAAGGTCATCGTAAATGCGCTGACTTGGGAAGACGCGATTCAACGCGGCGAACGTGCGCTCAAAGACATGGGCTTATTCGGCATCAAAACGACGATTCCGTATTATCTACAGATCCTGAAACACCCCGAGTTCCGCACGGCCTGTTTCAATACCGGTTTCGTCGAACAGCACGGAGAACTCGTCAATTATTCTAACAAGCCGCGCCCTGAAGTGCTCGCGAGTGTAATCGCTGCGGCGATGGCCTCACATACCGGCTTGTGATTTCCTGATTTAAAAAACTGACAGCCGACAAGATTCAATAGGATACAAAATGCCAAAAGTTCATATTACCGATGTGATATTGCGCGATGCCCACCAATCGCTGATCGCAACGCGACTGCGTACCGAAGACATGCTGCCTGCATGTGAAATGCTCGACAATATCGGCTACTGGTCGCTCGAATGTTGGGGCGGTGCGACTTTCGACGCATGCCTGAGATTCCTAAAAGAAGATCCGTGGGAACGTCTCAGTAAACTGAAAGCCGCATTACCGAACACGCGCCTGCAAATGCTGCTAAGGGGGCAAAACCTGCTCGGTTACCGCCACTATTCGGACGATGTCGTTAAGACTTTCATCGAACGGGCCGCTGCGAACGGTATGGACGTCTTTCGCATTTTCGATGCATTGAACGACGTACGCAATCTGCAAACCGCTATAGAAACCACCAAGGCGACCGGTAAACATGCACAGGGGACGCTATGCTATACGACCAGTCCCGTGCATGATGTAAACAGTTTCGTGACATTAGCCAAGGAGTTGTCCTTGATGGGCTGCGACTCGATCGCAATCAAGGATATGGCCGGCTTGCTAACGCCCTACGCGGCTTCGGAACTGGTCAAAGCACTGAAAGATACGATTGATTTACCGTTGCATCTACACACACACGCCACTTCCGGACTCGCCGAAATGTGTCAAATCAAAGCAGTCGAGGCCGGCTGCGAGCACATTGACACCGCATTGTCATCTTGGTCCGGCGGAACGAGCCATCCGCCGACCGAAAGCCTCGTCACGGCTTTGAAAGGCACTGATTACGACACCGGTCTCGACCTCGATAAACTGCAAACCGTCAACAACTACTTCGCCGAAATGCGTAAGAAATACCGCCGCTTTGAAAGCGAATTCACCGGCATCGACACGCGCGTGCACGTATTTCAGGTACCGGGCGGCATGATCTCGAATCTCGCGAACCAATTGCGCGAACGCAATGCACTGGACCGAATCCAGGAAGTTTACAAAGAAATTCCCGAAGTTCGTAAAGATCTGGGCTATCCGCCTCTGGTCACGCCGACATCGCAAATTGTCGGCACGCAAGCCGTATTGAACGTATTGACCGGTAAACGCTATGAAACGATCACTAACGAGGTCAAACGTTACCTGCAAGGCGGCTACGGCAAGGCCCCGGCCCCGGTCAACGAGAGTCTACAAAATAGGGCAATCGGCAAGGAAGAGCCGATCGACTGCCGCCCGGCCGATCTACTCAAGCCCGAGTTCGAACATTTACGCTCGGAAATCGGCCATTTGGCGTTGAATGACGAAGACGTACTCAGCTATGCGATGTTCCCGGAAGTCGGCAAACAATTTCTCGAGCAGCGCTCGAACGATAACCTGGTTCCCGAACCGTTGGAAATTGAAACTCAAGCAACCGACGCCGTACAAAAAGCGGCGACCGAATTCAATGTCGCGCTGCACGGCGAGTCTTATCATGTCAAAGTAACTGGCGCCGGACCTAAAAATCAAAGTCTTCGCCACTTCTATTTCATGGTCGACGGCGTACCGGAAGAAATCGTCGTGGAAACACTCGACGAAATCGTCCTGGACGGCGGCACCCATGGTGCGGTAAAAAGCACAATTTCGAGTAAACGTCGCCGCCCATCTTCGGAAGGCGATGTCACAGTCAGTATGCCGTGTAACATTCTCGAAGTCTTGGTTAAAGTCGGCCAATCAGTCACAGCCGGCCAAGCTGTTTTGATCACCGAGGCAATGAAAATGGAAACGGAAATCACTGCACCGATTTCGGGTACTGTAAAAGCCGTGCATGTCGTCAAAGGCGAACCGGCCAATCCGGATGAAGTGTTGGTAGAAATCGAGGTCGCATAAGAACATGACTGAAACGGTTTTTGCCGACGATGCCGCAATCGCTAAAGCGGTTGAATTGTTGAATCAAGGCCGTTTAGTCGCCTTCCCGACCGAAACAGTTTACGGTCTTGGCGCCGACGCCGGCAGTGCCGAGGCCGTAACCGGCATATTCAAGGCCAAAGGCCGACCGGTCGATCATCCTCTGATCGTCCATATCGCAAGCCCCGCTCAGTTATCGGACTGGGCGAGCACGGTCCCGGAAACGGCTCAACGATTGGCAAAACGCTTTTGGCCGGGACCGCTAACTTTAATTTTAAAGAAACGTCCCGAAGTTCCGAATGAAGTCACCGGCGGACAAGATACCATCGGGCTGAGAATTCCCGATAGCCCGGTTGCCTTGCATCTTTTACGAGCATTCGGCGGCGGCATTGCCGCACCTTCAGCCAATCGATTCAAACGTGTCAGCCCGACTCAAGCCTCCCATGTCGCTGAAGAACTGGAGGGGTTGGTCGATTTGATTCTGGACGGCGGACCTTGCCGAGTCGGCGTCGAATCGACCATCATCGATTTAAGCGGTGCAAGCCCCTTGCTGTTAAGGCCAGGCAGTATTACTAAGGCCGAAATCGAACAGGTTCTACAATGCGAATTGACCGAGATAAGCACCACGAACAACGATACGCCCCGTGCGCCCGGACAAATGGCCGTGCATTACGCGCCAACGACCCCGACTCGTTTGTGCCCTTCCGAGCAACTTAACGAAACGATTAGGCAATTGTCCGAACAAGGAAATAAAATCGGTTTACTGGCATTTCGCTTCGAACCGAACTTATCGATGACTATCATTCAGTTACCTGAAACTGCCGAAGCTTATGCACAAGGTTTGTATGCAGCGCTACGCGAACTGGATCGCCAAAAATTGGACATCATCTTGGTCGAACAACCACCAGAATCCAATGAATGGCATGCAATCAACGACCGATTGAAAAAAGCGGCTACGGCATTTTAGTCCTAACCACACTGCTATCGATATCCACAAACTATTGAATAGGTCCTTCAGTTCGGTTTTCAATCGTTCCCACAAAGCTCCCATCGTTATAAACAAATCGTAGGGTACGCTGCGCGTACCTCTATGCCTTTAAGCACGGAATCCCTGCTCAGATCAAACCATAAGGGCTTGGTTAGCATTGGTGGGGTTACCATGGTACGCATAGCTTACCCTATGGCGCTAGATTGCAGTGTCGTCCGGAAAATCTATTGGTGTTTGAGTGAAGCGGCTTCGATAGTCGCGACGTAGGCGTCGCTCCCACAGCGCTTGTAACCTTTTATGGGAGCGATCCCCTGGTCGCGATTTCGAAACCGGGAGCGTTAGGTGACAACAAACGGTATCGAGGTCACATTAGCTAAGATGGTATCTACCAACGACGAGCTCAGAGCGTGGGAATCATTTGGGGAGTTTTTTTACTTCTGCGGGACGGGTTATTTAACCCGTCCCCAACGTTTCGGTTTGCCCTAAACATTTCGGCTGACTTCGGCCAAAGTCAAAACGTTTAGGACGGGGTTGCAAACCCCGTCCTGCTAGGGATATGCTGGTTTTTGGGCTTTAGCTGAAGAAACTTGCTAATCAGGAAATCCTTAGTCTTTACCACACGACTACGGAAAATCTCTTAACTTAATGACAGTAATCCTAAGCAGCCGGTTTTCGACCGGTTTCTTGAGCCTGTATCGCCGTGATCACAACGGTATTGACGATATCGTTTACGGTACAGCCTCGGCTTAAATCGTTGACCGGTTTATTCAAGCCTTGCAAAATAGGCCCGATGGCAATCGCTCCGGACGAGCGCTGAACTGCTTTATAAGTATTGTTGCCGGTATTTAGATCGGGAAAAATAAATACGTTCGCTTGCCCTGCCACCTCGCTGTCCGGCATTTTGGTCTTGGCAACACGGCTATCGATCGCCGCATCGTATTGAATCGGCCCTTCCAGTTTCAATTCCGGTTTCAATCGTTTAGCCAATTCGACTGCCGACCTAACCTTATCGACCGCCTCGCCTTTTCCGGACTCGCCGGTTGAATAAGAAAGCATCGCAACGCGTGGCGTGATATTGAACATACTCGCGGTTTGCGCGGAACTAATCGCAATATCGGCTAATTGTCTGGAATTAGGATTCGGATTGACCGCGCAATCCCCATAAACCAGCACCCGGTCTTCCAAGCACATGAAAAAAACGCTAGAGACGATCGATGTTCCCGGTTTGGTTTTGATGATTTCAAAGGCCGGCCTGATCGTATGCTGGGTCGTATGTATTGACCCGGAAACCATTCCGTCGGCAAGATTATGGTGTACCATCATCGTCCCGAAAAAACTGACATCTGTCATAAGATCAAACGCCAATTCGTAATGAACGCCCTTATGCTTGCGTAACTCGAAATAAGTTTCGGCAAATTTCTGACGCAGTTCGGAAGTCATCGGATCGATAATCTCGATGTCTTCTAATTGCAAAGCCATCGCAGCGATTTTTTGCTTGATCGTTTCTTCATTACCTAGCAGCGTCAACTTGACGGCTCCCCTAAGGAAAAGGATTTCGGCTGCCCTTAAAATGCGCTCTTCCTCGCCTTCAGGCAAAACAATATGCTGCGGATTGGCTTTGGCTCGCTGCAAAATTTCATATTCGAACATGATCGGCGTCACGCGCGGCGTTTTACGCGTAAACAGGCGCTGCTGCAGCTCCTGCATGTTGATATTATCTTCGACCAAACTCAAGGCCGTGGCGATCTTGCGTTCATTATTGGAATTTAAACGCGCATGTACTCGAGTAACGTTCATCGCCGTCGTGAAGGTGTCGGTGGCGACACCTAAAACGGCAAACGGCAAAGCCCCTAATCCCTCGATTAAGTATTGCACCTGCGGCGCGGGCTCTTGCTCTCCAGTCAACAGTAAACCGGCAATTTGCGGATAACTTTTCGAGTGATAAGCCATCAAACAAGCCAGAATGATATCCGAACGATCCCCGGGCGTAATGATCAAATCGCCTTTCTCAATGTAGTCGAGAAAATCCGAAACTAACATCGCCGCAACCTTGTAGTTATAAACTTCAAGGTTGAGCGTTTCGAAATCATGCGATAAAAACTTTGCATTCAACGACCTGGCAATATCGCCCATGCTGGGCTTTTCCAGTGACGGTTCGGAGGGTACGACATAAACAGGAAAGTTGGATTGCGGATCGTGTCCGAATTGATCTCTAAGTTCGCCAACCTGAGCCGCCGGAACACTGTTGATCACCGTTGCCAACAGGACAGCATTTTTTTCCTGAATATCATGTCGGAGCCCGGCCAAAGCATCGATTATTTGTTCATTGGATCGATTGCCTCCTTGAATAATTGGCATCAACAGACAATCTAAATTGTTCGCGACATCGGCATTAAAATCGAACTCAAAAATCGACTCGCCGCTTTTATAATCGGAACCGACACAAATCACATGATCCGATTGAATTTTTAAGCTTCGGTATTTAGCGAGAATCAGTTTTATTAAATCGTCATAACGATCATGAGCCAATAGGCGCCGAGCTTCCTCATCGGTGCATCCGTACATCGATTCGTACGGCCACTCGAGCTGATAACGATAGGTTACTAGCTCAATCAAGTCGTCTTTTTCCTCTCCGGCATGAATAATAGGGCGAAAAAAACCGATCTTTTGGGCAAAACCGGAAAACATTTCCATCATAGCTAGCATGATGACCGACTTACCGCTGCCCTGCTCGGCACCGGTTATATAAATATTTTTAGAGACTTGGGACATTTTTGTTTAAAGAATCAATTATGGAGAAAGAATTATTTCCGGTTCCCATGGTCCTGAAGCTGTGAAAGTTTTGGCGAATAGGTCATAAAAAATTTATTCACCATGAAGGCAATGAAGATAAAAGCTAATAAAATCAAAAATCTAATTCTTCATTTACTTCATGCGCTGCATGGTTATTTCGCAATATTCAATACTTTTACGGTCTTTGGAGCGGTGGGAACGAGGAAGAGCCTAAATGATGTCGATAGTCTTTAGGATTTCGCGATAAACATACCTTTCGCACTTCAAATTTCGGCAGTGCCTAGAGCCTACATGGATGTATTTACCCAGCACCTAAATTCCATAGCCCATTGACCATGGTTAATTGTCTTGGATAATTTAGGTGCTGGGCGGACACCCAGGCGCCGAACTTTTATCTACGACGGGTATAACTTCCCGGTTCCATGAGCTTTGTATCGACTACGACAACTCGCACAAGACTTTATCGTTTTGCCATATTTTGCAAGCACCTGCTTTTTTTGGTTCCGACGAGCCTTGCTTAGATTTATCATAAGACTAATGCGACAGTAACGAGTTAATATATTCCAAATCATTTTCGCTCAGACTGCTGGCTGCTTGTTTCAGGCGAATACTGTTGATCAGATAATCGTAACGCGAGCGCGCATGATCTCGTTTTGCACGAAAAAGGTTTCTTTGTTCGGCTAATATTTCAACCATGGTTCGAGTGCCGACTTCCAAACCGGCCGAGGTTGCTTCCAACGCGCTCTCGGCCGACTTAACGGCCGATTGCAATGCATCGACGCGACTGATACTGGCATTCACGCCTCGGTAGGCATTGTTCACCTGGCGTATAACGGCGCGCTTTGCCGCGATCAGATTTTGTTTGGCCGCCTCAAACTCTTGCCTTGCTTGCCGAGTGCGCGAATTCACCGCACCGCCCTCGAATAGCGGCACATTCAATTGCAAACCGATGCTTTGCGTATCGCCGCGAAAACCGAAAGTACTGGTATTATCCGACACGCCATAGGATCCGACGATGTCCAATTGCGGCATATGCCCGCTATTTTGCAAATCGACGGCCTTCCTAGCAAACTCGGCCTGATTGAATGCCGAAATAATCGAAAAGTTGCCGTTTAGCGCCGCATCGCTCCATGCCTTCATTTCATTGGGCTCAGGGACAATCAACGGCAACTCTTTTCCTATCGGGCTAAGCTCCCCGTCAAACTCGCCGATGATTTCACGCAAAGCTTCCTTTTGATTATCGAGATTATTATCCGCTTCGATTTCATTGGCCAAGGCTAAATCATGGGCAGCCTTCGCTTCATAAACATCGGTAATCGCAATCAAACCGACTTCGAAACGCTGCTGAGCTTGTTCCAGTTGACGAGCAATCGCATTTTTTTCGGCAACCGCAAAGTCTAGACCGTCCTGCGCGGACAACACGTTGAAATAAGCCTCGGTGATTTTGACCATTAAGTTCTGCAGCTCCGCCAAATATTCGGCCTCGGTCTGAGCAATTTGGTTATCCGACTGGCTTAATTGAATCCAATGATCCCAATGAAAAACCGGCTGCACAAAATTAAGGCTAAAAGTGTTATTCCAAAATTCTTGATTAGTCTGCGGACCTCGAAAATCGAAACCGGCACCGGCTTTTTTGTTGTGAAGCCATTCTCGGCTACTAGCCCCGGTAGCCGAAAGACTGGGCAGCAAACGCGCAATACCTTGATCCTTGAATTCCGCGTTGGCATACTGCCGTGCAAGCGCTTGTTTTAATATCGGATCATTTTCCAGTGCTTGCATGTAAACCTCAATAAGATCCTGCGCAAAGGACTGATTTTGAATAAGTAAAGCAAATAGCGCTACGATGGCGCTTTTAAAAAAATAAAGCTTGCTACTATTCATTTGTAGATGAACCCGGTTTAAACATATTAATTCGATCCTTGTCTCCACTCTGGAACACAGAAGATGTAATTTTAAGGCTATATTCGCATCAATGGTTGAAGTGATTACTACACCAACCTCAAAACTTGAAGACTGCAGGGGACGCTGTAAGTACCACAGCAGTAACACCCGTAGTTTAAAACGCCCTCGTGTGCTACCTTGTGCTGACATTAGGTATGCGTAGCGTACGCTACAACCCACTGGATTTATAAGCGCTTCTGGTAGTGGCGGGTGTTTTCAACTAATACCGCATAATGAGCCAATTCTAACACCTACACCCTAAAAAAATTCGTTACTATTTTATTTTCTCAACGCCCATTATAGACTCGACAATAAAAGTGAAATTAGAAGTTTAAATAGCTTATTTAAAGTAGACTTTGTTTGTAATTTATATTAATGATCTTCAAAACCTGTTGCCATGAAAAAAATTGTCCCTTTTCTCATTATCGTCCTTTTCAGTATACTTTCCAGCGGTTGTGCCAGTTTCGGACGGGGCATTGCCGAAGCTTATTTCGAAAAACAAGAAGCCGCCGATACCCGATTATGTGAAGTTACCGGCAGCCCTTTTGAAGGTATCAAACCGCATCTAAATAATGCGGACGGTAAAATGAAAGTGCTGATGGTCCATGGAGTCGGCGATAGACTGCCGGGCTATTCAACACAATTTCTTGAAAAACTCGCCAAATCACTAAACCTAACTGTCAGAGCTAAACGTAACAAAGACATTTTTCTGCGCGATCCTTTGGACGAATCGAAAAAACTCGGCAATTTGAGAATTCATCGTTTACTCAACAAGAGGCGCGATCAAGAATTATTGTTTTACGAGCTAACCTGGTCCGAAATCACCGCTCAACAAAAAGCGATTCTGGCCTATGACAACTCCGGCGAGTACTCCTTTCGCCGCGCCGAGGTCAACGATTTATTGAAACGATTTTCCAACGATACCGGCCCCGATCCGATTATCTATCTCGGCGATAGCCGAGAAGACATTTTGGTCTCGTTTACGCAATCGTTTTGCTGGATGACCAAAGGCCTATGGGACGATTTACCCGACCAGCAGGCAAAAAGCTGTACTTTCGACGATTTAGCGGCGGTTGAAAATTTAAAAAACGACCAATACGCGGTCGTATCACATAGTCTCGGCAGCCGAATCACAATCGATGGATTGCAACGGCTTGCCCGCTTTTTCAGCGATAGCAGTTTCAGGCCCGAGCTCAACCGTCCGAAAGAGATGGTTCAAGCCCTACAACAGAAAGTCATTCCCATATACATGATGTCGAATCAACTTCCGATGCTGCAGATGGGTCGGCAATTACCGGAAATCACGGGCCAACAGAGTGCCTTTTGCAGTCCCGAAGGCGAACATTATGATAAAAGAATTCTGAGCGAAACACCGATTATCGCCTTCAGCGACCCGAACGACCTATTGAGCTATGCCATACAACAAAATTTTGTCGATAGATTCATCGACTCGAGACTGTGCGCCGAAGTCACGAATATCAACATCAATGTCGCGAAAATTTTTGACGCTTTCGGTTTAGGAAAATTTGCCAATCCGCTCGACGCCCATATCGGCTACACCACCGACAAACGGGTAATCGCAATGATCGCCAAAGGCATCGGCAACGCCAATACCTCTAAACTTGTCAAAAAGCGTTGCAGTTGGACCGAAACAATCGATTGAAAGACTATGCCAGCTATGCTATAAATCACTATATTAGAGCTCACTAATATTAAAATAAATTGACCACTTCTTCCACATCCTTCAATCACCCACTAGACCGCCTTGTCGCTTACGCGCTGCAGGGCGGCCTGCCGGTATTCTTTTTTACGCTGTCCTTGGCGCTCGGCGCGATTGCGCTGACGTTTACGCCGCGCGAGGAAGAACCGCAAATCGTCGTGCCGATGGCCAATGTCATCGTTGCCGCGCCCGGCCTGTCCGCAGGACAAGTCGAAAAGCAGATTACCTTGCGCTTGGAAAAACTGCTGACTCAAATTACCGGTGTCGAACACGTTTATTCCCGCTCGAGCAATGGTCAAGCTATCGTAACTTTACGCTTTTTTGTCGGCGAGGACCGAGAAGATGCCTTACTGAATACCTATAACAAACTCTATTCGAATCAGGATCAAATTCCGGCAGCGGTAACCGAATGGCAAGTCAAACCGGCCGAAGTCGACGACGTTCCGATCGTATTGGCTTCGCTTTGGAGCCGGGCGCCGGACTTGTACAGCGACTATGAATTGCGCCGCTTTGCCGATGAAATTACCGTGCAATTGCAGCAGATCGCCGACACTAATCAAATCAACGTGGTCGGCGGGCGTGCACGAACGATCAATGTCATGCTCAATCCGCAAAGCATGGCCGCCCGAAAAACCACGGCTATAGAAATCGCAAGCGCCATTCGACAAGCCAATCAACTGCATAATGCCGGACTCGTCTCGGTTAATAATCGTTCGATTCAATTACAAGCGGGCGATTTCATCAGAACGACCGAG
It includes:
- a CDS encoding L-threonylcarbamoyladenylate synthase, with the translated sequence MTETVFADDAAIAKAVELLNQGRLVAFPTETVYGLGADAGSAEAVTGIFKAKGRPVDHPLIVHIASPAQLSDWASTVPETAQRLAKRFWPGPLTLILKKRPEVPNEVTGGQDTIGLRIPDSPVALHLLRAFGGGIAAPSANRFKRVSPTQASHVAEELEGLVDLILDGGPCRVGVESTIIDLSGASPLLLRPGSITKAEIEQVLQCELTEISTTNNDTPRAPGQMAVHYAPTTPTRLCPSEQLNETIRQLSEQGNKIGLLAFRFEPNLSMTIIQLPETAEAYAQGLYAALRELDRQKLDIILVEQPPESNEWHAINDRLKKAATAF
- a CDS encoding acetyl-CoA carboxylase biotin carboxylase subunit; the protein is MLRKILIANRGEIAVRIIRACAEMGIRSVAIYSEADRFALHVKKADESYCIGSEPMSGYLNIYALVNLAAATGCDAIHPGYGFLSENALFAKACKERGLIFIGPEAEVIHRMGDKTEARKAMVAAGIPVTPGSEGNLESVEEALEVAESIGYPVMLKATSGGGGRGIRRCDNAEELQRNYSRVISEATKAFGSADVFLEKCIVNPKHIEVQVLADHHGNAIHLYERDCSIQRRNQKLIEIAPSPQLDEAQRQYIGGLAVIAAKSVGYTNAGTVEFLLDDNDRFYFMEMNTRVQVEHTITETVTGVDIVEEQIRIAAGLPLRFKQHEIVRRGYAIQFRVNAEDPKNSFLPSFGKITRYYAPGGPGVRTDTAIYTGYEIPPFYDSMVAKVIVNALTWEDAIQRGERALKDMGLFGIKTTIPYYLQILKHPEFRTACFNTGFVEQHGELVNYSNKPRPEVLASVIAAAMASHTGL
- a CDS encoding TolC family outer membrane protein: MNSSKLYFFKSAIVALFALLIQNQSFAQDLIEVYMQALENDPILKQALARQYANAEFKDQGIARLLPSLSATGASSREWLHNKKAGAGFDFRGPQTNQEFWNNTFSLNFVQPVFHWDHWIQLSQSDNQIAQTEAEYLAELQNLMVKITEAYFNVLSAQDGLDFAVAEKNAIARQLEQAQQRFEVGLIAITDVYEAKAAHDLALANEIEADNNLDNQKEALREIIGEFDGELSPIGKELPLIVPEPNEMKAWSDAALNGNFSIISAFNQAEFARKAVDLQNSGHMPQLDIVGSYGVSDNTSTFGFRGDTQSIGLQLNVPLFEGGAVNSRTRQARQEFEAAKQNLIAAKRAVIRQVNNAYRGVNASISRVDALQSAVKSAESALEATSAGLEVGTRTMVEILAEQRNLFRAKRDHARSRYDYLINSIRLKQAASSLSENDLEYINSLLSH
- the oadA gene encoding sodium-extruding oxaloacetate decarboxylase subunit alpha: MPKVHITDVILRDAHQSLIATRLRTEDMLPACEMLDNIGYWSLECWGGATFDACLRFLKEDPWERLSKLKAALPNTRLQMLLRGQNLLGYRHYSDDVVKTFIERAAANGMDVFRIFDALNDVRNLQTAIETTKATGKHAQGTLCYTTSPVHDVNSFVTLAKELSLMGCDSIAIKDMAGLLTPYAASELVKALKDTIDLPLHLHTHATSGLAEMCQIKAVEAGCEHIDTALSSWSGGTSHPPTESLVTALKGTDYDTGLDLDKLQTVNNYFAEMRKKYRRFESEFTGIDTRVHVFQVPGGMISNLANQLRERNALDRIQEVYKEIPEVRKDLGYPPLVTPTSQIVGTQAVLNVLTGKRYETITNEVKRYLQGGYGKAPAPVNESLQNRAIGKEEPIDCRPADLLKPEFEHLRSEIGHLALNDEDVLSYAMFPEVGKQFLEQRSNDNLVPEPLEIETQATDAVQKAATEFNVALHGESYHVKVTGAGPKNQSLRHFYFMVDGVPEEIVVETLDEIVLDGGTHGAVKSTISSKRRRPSSEGDVTVSMPCNILEVLVKVGQSVTAGQAVLITEAMKMETEITAPISGTVKAVHVVKGEPANPDEVLVEIEVA
- the pta gene encoding phosphate acetyltransferase gives rise to the protein MSQVSKNIYITGAEQGSGKSVIMLAMMEMFSGFAQKIGFFRPIIHAGEEKDDLIELVTYRYQLEWPYESMYGCTDEEARRLLAHDRYDDLIKLILAKYRSLKIQSDHVICVGSDYKSGESIFEFDFNADVANNLDCLLMPIIQGGNRSNEQIIDALAGLRHDIQEKNAVLLATVINSVPAAQVGELRDQFGHDPQSNFPVYVVPSEPSLEKPSMGDIARSLNAKFLSHDFETLNLEVYNYKVAAMLVSDFLDYIEKGDLIITPGDRSDIILACLMAYHSKSYPQIAGLLLTGEQEPAPQVQYLIEGLGALPFAVLGVATDTFTTAMNVTRVHARLNSNNERKIATALSLVEDNINMQELQQRLFTRKTPRVTPIMFEYEILQRAKANPQHIVLPEGEEERILRAAEILFLRGAVKLTLLGNEETIKQKIAAMALQLEDIEIIDPMTSELRQKFAETYFELRKHKGVHYELAFDLMTDVSFFGTMMVHHNLADGMVSGSIHTTQHTIRPAFEIIKTKPGTSIVSSVFFMCLEDRVLVYGDCAVNPNPNSRQLADIAISSAQTASMFNITPRVAMLSYSTGESGKGEAVDKVRSAVELAKRLKPELKLEGPIQYDAAIDSRVAKTKMPDSEVAGQANVFIFPDLNTGNNTYKAVQRSSGAIAIGPILQGLNKPVNDLSRGCTVNDIVNTVVITAIQAQETGRKPAA